From the genome of Gracilinanus agilis isolate LMUSP501 chromosome 2, AgileGrace, whole genome shotgun sequence, one region includes:
- the NKX2-3 gene encoding homeobox protein Nkx-2.3, which produces MMLPSPVTSTPFSVKDILNLEQQQQQYHGGHLQSDLEQHFHSAPSCMLAAGEAAQFSDGGEEEEEEGEKLPYLNSIATAESHGETGICPDSYVHTVLRGSCGPKDQEEEADGVVRDRSQKSCPLKKPLEAGECKAEESERPKQRSRRKPRVLFSQAQVFELERRFKQQRYLSAPEREHLASSLKLTSTQVKIWFQNRRYKCKRQRQDKSLEMGAHPHPPPPRRVAVPVLVRDGKPCISGAQSYNAPYSVGASPYSYNSFPSYGYGNSAAAAAAAAYSGNYGCTYPGSSGATAAAAIPPACNAAGGGPFVNVSNLGGFGGAAQPLQSLHQGSGVPACAQGTLQGIRAW; this is translated from the exons ATGATGTTACCAAGCCCGGTCACTTCCACACCTTTCTCTGTCAAAGACATTTTGAATCTggagcagcagcaacaacagtaCCACGGCGGGCACTTGCAGTCGGACTTGGAGCAGCATTTCCATTCGGCCCCCTCCTGCATGTTGGCTGCTGGGGAGGCGGCCCAATTTTCTGacgggggggaggaggaggaggaggagggagagaaactgCCCTATTTAAACTCAATAGCCACAGCCGAGAGCCACGGGGAGACGGGGATCTGTCCCGACAGCTATGTCCACACGGTCCTCCGAGGCTCCTGCGGGCCCAAGGACCAAGAAGAGGAGGCCGACGGGGTCGTGAGGGACAGGAGCCAGA AGAGCTGCCCACTGAAGAAGCCGCTGGAGGCAGGAGAGTGCAAGGCGGAGGAGAGCGAAAGGCCGAAGCAGCGCAGCCGGAGAAAGCCCCGGGTTCTCTTCTCGCAGGCTCAGGTTTTCGAGCTGGAAAGGAGATTTAAGCAACAGAGGTATTTGTCTGCGCCGGAACGGGAGCACCTCGCCAGTAGCCTAAAGCTCACATCTACGCAGGTGAAGATCTGGTTCCAGAACCGGAGGTACAAGTGTAAGAGGCAGCGTCAGGACAAGTCCTTGGAGATGGGGGCGCACCCACACCCGCCGCCTCCCAGGAGGGTGGCGGTGCCAGTGCTAGTGCGGGACGGGAAGCCCTGTATCAGTGGGGCGCAGAGTTATAACGCTCCTTACAGTGTGGGCGCGAGCCCTTACTCCTATAACAGCTTCCCGAGCTACGGTTACGGGAACTcggccgccgccgccgcggcAGCCGCCTATAGTGGCAACTACGGCTGCACTTATCCCGGGAGCAGCGGCGCGACTGCAGCCGCGGCCATCCCGCCAGCCTGCAACGCGGCGGGAGGCGGCCCCTTTGTGAACGTGAGCAACCTGGGAGGCTTCGGAGGCGCGGCACAGCCCCTCCAGAGCCTCCACCAGGGCAGCGGAGTGCCAGCCTGCGCCCAGGGCACATTGCAGGGCATCCGAGCCTGGTAG